A window of the Tachysurus fulvidraco isolate hzauxx_2018 chromosome 6, HZAU_PFXX_2.0, whole genome shotgun sequence genome harbors these coding sequences:
- the cxcr4b gene encoding C-X-C chemokine receptor type 4b codes for MAYYETILFDYDGNGSEGSGTTDLDDFGEVCDPRLSQNFQKLFLPAVYGIIFILGIVGNGLVVLVMGFQKKFTNMTDKYRLHLSVADLLFVLTLPFYAVDAMSSWYFGKFMCVAVNMIYTVNLYSSVLILAFISLDRYLAVVRATNSQSTRKLLAERVIYVGVWLPAMLLTVPDLVFAKVQENGDRNICDRIYPREANEVWKAVFRFQHILVGFVLPGLVILICYCIIISKLSKGSKGQSLKRKALKTTIILVLCFFVCWLPYCAGITVDTLVMLKLISAGCSLEQGLQKWILISEALAFFHCCLNPILYAFLGVRFNKSARSALSATSRSSQKFLTKKRGHVSSVSTESESSSVLSS; via the exons ATGGCTTACTATGAA acaatcCTGTTTGACTACGATGGAAACGGTTCTGAAGGATCCGGGACTACGGATCTGGATGATTTTGGGGAGGTTTGTGATCCCCGGTTGAGCCAGAACTTCCAAAAACTTTTCCTCCCAGCTGTTTATGGAATCATCTTCATTTTAGGAATTGTGGGTAATGGACTGGTGGTGCTGGTGATGGGATTTCAGAAGAAGTTCACAAACATGACGGACAAATACAGGCTTCATCTTTCTGTGGCTGATCTGTTGTTCGTGTTGACGCTACCCTTCTATGCCGTGGATGCCATGAGCTCGTGGTACTTTGGAAAGTTTATGTGCGTCGCGGTGAACATGATCTACACCGTTAATTTGTATAGCAGCGTCCTCATCCTCGCCTTCATCAGCCTGGACCGGTACTTAGCCGTAGTACGCGCTACAAACAGTCAGTCTACAAGGAAGCTCCTGGCGGAGCGTGTGATCTACGTGGGCGTCTGGCTTCCAGCAATGCTCCTGACCGTTCCTGATCTGGTGTTCGCTAAAGTTCAGGAAAACGGGGATAGGAACATCTGCGATCGCATCTACCCTCGTGAAGCCAACGAGGTGTGGAAGGCGGTTTTCCGTTTCCAGCACATCCTTGTGGGCTTCGTGCTGCCTGGCTTGGTCATCCTGATCTGCTATTGCATCATCATCTCCAAGCTCTCAAAAGGCTCCAAGGGTCAGTCATTAAAGAGGAAGGCGCTGAAGACCACCATCATCCTCGTGCTGTGCTTCTTCGTGTGCTGGCTGCCCTACTGCGCTGGCATCACGGTTGACACGTTGGTCATGCTCAAACTGATTTCGGCTGGATGCTCCCTGGAGCAAGGTTTGCAGAAGTGGATCCTCATAAGTGAGGCTCTTGCCTTCTTCCACTGCTGCCTCAATCCCATCCTCTATGCCTTCCTGGGGGTCCGCTTCAACAAATCGGCACGAAGCGCCCTGAGTGCCACCAGCAGGTCCAGCCAGAAGTTTCTCACCAAGAAACGAGGACACGTGTCTTCAGTATCCACCGAATCCGAGTCCTCGAGTGTCCTCTCCAGTTAG